In Porites lutea chromosome 7, jaPorLute2.1, whole genome shotgun sequence, a single window of DNA contains:
- the LOC140943037 gene encoding uncharacterized protein, with amino-acid sequence MFTAMKLRLCRSFGVFHCLTQRYSSLTGTSQRRVLQTIEPARIMNSFLSMNPSVGYSVKSSSPSIDDIHLNKRIISIRKVDEQLELFDSVKHAVDIVNKVTILYCIAKIIGRDEKQKLVLEKEREKARKGQSSRYVELLENISKDISECKSKGLVNVMWSLGKIEEKNHKLVQFCEKEILSRDILALNNAGICQIVSGCANLELTASHIFRDLEEAILNGHLEISTFDNQLLSAILLSFAKAENGSLGLFRVFLEEILSRDFLKMDNHALAEFVWSFAKRGFKADRLFRRVEGEIIRRGTHEFNNGSFIQILWAFSKAGKGSKQFFTFLDDQLLSRGVNKFLNVHLLEIVWSFAKRKLTRAKVFELVKKEVLKRSVHKFQSHELLLILWSFVSARRHDNQLVAHIERELCSRKITDVTNGDLSQVAWSLGRAHKADSELFDIIETEAFQRGVREFTMKEKRMLMRGFIEAKRGSKEFYRLLVSSFSASDFNNLHGGQLCECVWCFSRAGVESDTQLQALEKEILIKGRDFFSQKQAAFLNKSFKKLGRGNQDLFK; translated from the coding sequence ATGTTCACAGCTATGAAATTAAGGCTTTGCCGTTCTTTTGGAGTATTTCATTGTTTGACTCAAAGATATTCATCACTAACTGGTACCTCACAGCGACGAGTACTCCAAACCATTGAGCCAGCAAGGATAATGAACAGCTTCTTATCGATGAATCCTTCTGTCGGCTACAGTGTAAAGTCATCCTCCCCATCTATTGACGACATCCATCTCAACAAGAGAATAATATCAATACGAAAAGTTGATGAACAACTTGAATTGTTTGACAGTGTTAAACATGCAGTTGATATTGTGAACAAAGTCACAATACTTTATTGTATTGCAAAGATCATAGGAAGGgatgaaaaacagaaattagTGTTGGAgaaagaacgagaaaaagcgcgAAAAGGACAAAGCAGCAGATACGTTGAGTTactggaaaatatttcaaaagatATATCTGAATGTAAGTCCAAAGGACTTGTCAACGTGATGTGGTCCTTGGGAAAAATAGAAGAGAAGAATCATAAACTCGTTCAATTCTGCGAGAAAGAGATTCTCTCACGTGACATTTTGGCACTCAATAACGCAGGAATCTGTCAGATTGTCAGTGGCTGTGCCAACCTAGAGTTAACAGCATCACACATCTTCCGAGACTTAGAAGAAGCCATTCTAAATGGTCACTTAGAAATTTCTACATTTGATAATCAGTTGCTATCCGCAATATTACTGTCATTTGCGAAGGCAGAGAATGGTTCTTTGGGATTATTTCGAGTCTTCTTGGAAGAAATCCTTTCAAGAGACTTCTTGAAGATGGATAATCATGCCCTTGCAGAATTTGTGTGGTCATTTGCAAAGAGGGGTTTTAAAGCAGACAGGTTATTTCGTCGAGTAGAAGGAGAGATTATTAGGCGCGGAACTCACGAGTTTAATAATGGTAGTTTTATTCAGATTCTTTGGGCATTTAGCAAAGCTGGAAAAGGGAGTAagcagtttttcacttttttggatGATCAACTTCTCTCACGAGGCGTAAACAAGTTCCTCAACGTCCACTTGTTGGAAATTGTGTGGTCTTTTGCCAAAAGAAAACTGACGAGGGCAAAAGTTTTTGAACTTGTCAAGAAAGAGGTTTTAAAACGATCTGTCCACAAGTTTCAAAGTCATGAGCTGCTTTTGATCTTATGGTCTTTTGTCTCTGCTCGAAGGCACGATAATCAGTTGGTGGCGCACATTGAACGTGAACTGTGCTCAAGGAAAATTACAGACGTAACAAACGGTGATTTAAGTCAAGTTGCCTGGTCTCTTGGAAGAGCTCATAAGGCAGACAGTGAGCTGTTTGATATCATTGAAACAGAAGCCTTTCAGCGTGGAGTTCGGGAGTTCACTATGAAAGAAAAGCGCATGTTGATGCGTGGATTTATCGAGGCCAAGAGAGGAAGCAAAGAATTTTACAGGCTTTTAGTCAGCTCTTTTTCAGCAAGTGATTTCAATAATTTACATGGAGGTCAACTTTGTGAATGCGTTTGGTGTTTTTCTAGAGCGGGAGTAGAATCAGATACACAACTTCAAGcattagaaaaagaaatattaatcAAAGGCAGGGATTTCTTCAGTCAAAAACAAGCCGCCTTCTTAAATAAGTCTTTTAAGAAACTTGGAAGAGGAAATCAGGACCTTTTTAAATAG